A stretch of the bacterium SCSIO 12827 genome encodes the following:
- a CDS encoding substrate-binding protein — translation MSEFKITRRGLLQSTAAAGAVLAAPTIFSSKAFAAGYLNEPKGKTVTFGFNVPQTGAYADEGADELRAYQLAVEHINGEGDGGMLNTFSSKALKGNGVNGKKVVYVTGDTQTKSDAARASAKRMIEKDGAIMITGGSSSGVAIAVQGLCQDAGVIFMAGLTHSNDTTGKDKRANGFRHFFNTEMTGAALAPVLKKNFGSDRVAYHLTADYTWGWSQEGSIKKYTEELGWKTAAAVRTPLGAGDFSQYITPVLNSGADVLVLNHYGRDMVNSLTQAVQFGLRDKQVNGKDFAIVVPLYSRLMAQGAGENVKGIFGSTNWHWSLQDEGSQAFVKSFGKKYGFPPSQAAHTTYCQAILYADACQRAGTFRPSGVGKALEGFKFDGLGNGPTEYRAEDHQCFKDVLVVKGKENPTSKFDVLEVVEVTPRAQVEYPASLLGGELGPYNDGK, via the coding sequence ATGAGTGAGTTCAAGATTACGCGTCGCGGGCTGCTGCAAAGCACCGCCGCGGCCGGTGCCGTTCTGGCGGCCCCGACCATTTTCTCTTCAAAGGCATTTGCTGCCGGGTATCTGAATGAACCCAAGGGCAAGACCGTCACGTTCGGCTTCAACGTGCCGCAGACCGGTGCCTACGCCGATGAGGGCGCGGACGAACTGCGCGCCTATCAACTGGCCGTCGAACACATCAACGGTGAAGGCGACGGCGGCATGCTGAACACCTTCTCGTCCAAGGCGCTTAAAGGTAACGGCGTCAACGGCAAGAAGGTCGTGTATGTCACCGGCGACACGCAGACCAAGTCCGACGCGGCCCGCGCCAGCGCCAAGCGCATGATCGAAAAAGACGGCGCCATCATGATCACCGGCGGCTCGTCCTCCGGTGTCGCGATCGCCGTCCAGGGCCTGTGCCAGGACGCCGGTGTCATCTTCATGGCCGGCCTGACCCACTCCAACGACACCACCGGTAAGGACAAGCGCGCCAACGGTTTTCGCCACTTCTTTAATACGGAAATGACCGGCGCCGCCCTGGCTCCGGTGCTGAAGAAGAACTTCGGCTCCGATCGTGTCGCCTATCACCTGACCGCCGATTACACTTGGGGCTGGTCGCAGGAAGGCTCGATCAAGAAGTACACGGAAGAACTCGGCTGGAAGACGGCCGCCGCCGTCCGCACGCCGCTTGGCGCCGGTGACTTCTCGCAGTACATCACGCCGGTGCTCAACTCGGGCGCCGACGTTCTGGTGCTTAACCACTATGGCCGCGACATGGTCAACTCGCTGACCCAGGCGGTGCAGTTCGGTCTGCGCGACAAGCAGGTCAACGGCAAGGACTTCGCCATCGTCGTGCCGCTCTACAGCCGTCTGATGGCTCAGGGTGCCGGCGAAAACGTCAAAGGCATCTTCGGGTCGACCAACTGGCATTGGTCCCTTCAGGACGAAGGCTCGCAGGCGTTCGTCAAATCGTTCGGCAAGAAGTACGGCTTCCCGCCCTCGCAGGCGGCGCATACCACCTACTGCCAGGCCATCCTCTATGCGGATGCCTGCCAGCGGGCCGGTACGTTCCGTCCGTCCGGCGTCGGCAAGGCTCTGGAAGGTTTCAAGTTCGACGGTTTGGGCAACGGCCCGACGGAATACCGGGCTGAAGATCACCAGTGCTTCAAGGACGTTCTGGTCGTGAAGGGTAAGGAAAACCCGACGTCCAAGTTCGACGTTCTCGAGGTCGTGGAAGTCACCCCCCGCGCGCAGGTCGAGTATCCGGCCAGCCTGCTGGGTGGGGAACTGGGACCGTACAACGACGGTAAGTAA
- a CDS encoding DUF2083 domain-containing protein, translated as MVNAILGTRIQQYRREVGITQAALAREVGISPSYLNLIEWNKRPIAGALLRKIASALNLSPDDLGSMAEERLNATLSEIAHLPSLKDANVERERTSEFIGRFPGWARAMAALAQSEHEATVRAQVLSDRLSNDPYLGAEIHKMLNRMTAIRSVADILVDYSDLPPERRDRFIEIIHEEIRVLSDNGETLATYLDKSVHAEKFLTPADEVEALFDEHGGRFEVIETIAGEISHMLTDLRPLPRRVKARALVDEHLEGPIQRIIADSSQIETTAAADRARQLLTDYAVGAILMPMAAFTQEAKDLRYDIEALAEAYSTEVDTICHRLISIPRGDGFPRFGYLQANASGMIIEKLGFEKLIIPRYAAACPLWVLFRAQQSPEAVIRQRALFPSGDRFVFIARARNTGMTGFGRPRHYVTDMLVTTEVDAGMTIYAPDTASVVEEVGPGCRLCSRQSCPHRVDAPLTQ; from the coding sequence ATGGTCAACGCAATCCTGGGCACGCGAATTCAGCAATACCGCCGGGAAGTCGGCATCACTCAGGCCGCACTTGCCCGCGAAGTCGGCATTTCCCCCAGCTACCTGAACCTGATCGAATGGAACAAGCGGCCCATCGCCGGCGCCCTACTGCGCAAAATCGCCAGCGCCCTCAACCTGTCCCCCGACGATTTGGGAAGCATGGCTGAAGAGCGATTGAACGCCACCCTTTCAGAGATCGCCCATTTGCCAAGCCTGAAGGACGCGAATGTCGAGAGAGAGCGCACCAGTGAATTCATCGGAAGATTCCCGGGCTGGGCCCGGGCCATGGCAGCCTTGGCCCAGTCCGAGCACGAGGCGACGGTTCGCGCGCAAGTCCTGTCTGATCGGCTGTCGAATGACCCTTACCTCGGCGCGGAGATCCACAAGATGCTGAACCGCATGACGGCCATTCGCTCGGTCGCCGATATTCTCGTCGACTATTCCGACCTGCCCCCGGAACGCCGCGACAGGTTCATAGAGATCATCCATGAAGAAATTCGTGTGCTTTCAGACAACGGCGAAACGCTGGCCACATACTTAGACAAATCGGTACACGCGGAAAAATTTCTCACCCCGGCTGACGAGGTTGAGGCCCTGTTTGACGAACATGGGGGGCGTTTCGAGGTCATCGAAACCATTGCCGGCGAGATATCACATATGCTGACCGACTTGCGCCCCCTGCCCCGAAGGGTCAAGGCACGGGCATTGGTGGACGAACATTTGGAAGGCCCCATTCAACGGATCATCGCCGACAGCAGCCAAATTGAAACAACCGCAGCCGCCGACCGCGCCCGCCAGTTACTTACCGATTACGCGGTCGGCGCAATCCTGATGCCGATGGCCGCGTTCACACAAGAAGCCAAAGATCTCCGCTATGACATCGAAGCGTTGGCGGAGGCCTACTCGACCGAGGTCGATACCATTTGTCACCGGTTGATCTCGATCCCCAGAGGCGATGGCTTTCCCCGCTTCGGATACCTGCAGGCCAACGCATCGGGAATGATTATCGAAAAACTCGGGTTTGAGAAACTGATCATCCCCCGGTACGCCGCCGCCTGCCCGTTGTGGGTATTGTTCCGGGCCCAGCAATCTCCGGAGGCGGTAATCAGACAGCGCGCCCTTTTCCCTTCCGGCGACCGCTTTGTTTTTATCGCCCGAGCGCGAAACACCGGAATGACCGGTTTCGGCCGACCGCGGCATTACGTAACCGACATGCTGGTCACAACCGAAGTTGATGCCGGAATGACGATCTATGCACCGGACACGGCATCCGTTGTCGAAGAAGTTGGGCCAGGCTGCCGATTGTGTTCGCGGCAATCCTGCCCACATCGGGTCGATGCCCCCCTGACTCAGTAA
- a CDS encoding response regulator produces the protein MAKRVLLAEDEPNIVESLTFILERSGFEVATTTNGRQALEVAQSDTPDILILDVMLPELDGYEVLRRLRADARTKTLPVLMVTAKGQREDRETAMKCGADMFITKPFVNSELIAAVEKLAVCRPD, from the coding sequence ATGGCGAAACGTGTGCTGCTTGCCGAAGACGAGCCGAACATCGTCGAATCACTGACTTTCATCTTGGAACGGTCCGGGTTCGAAGTGGCGACCACAACCAATGGGCGCCAGGCCCTTGAAGTCGCGCAATCGGACACGCCGGATATTCTTATTCTCGATGTCATGCTGCCGGAACTGGACGGTTACGAGGTTCTGCGGCGGTTGCGGGCCGACGCCCGGACCAAAACCCTTCCCGTGCTGATGGTGACGGCGAAGGGACAGCGCGAAGACCGGGAAACGGCGATGAAATGCGGGGCCGACATGTTCATCACCAAACCGTTCGTCAATTCCGAACTGATCGCCGCTGTCGAAAAACTCGCGGTCTGCAGGCCCGATTAG